One Solanum lycopersicum chromosome 4, SLM_r2.1 DNA window includes the following coding sequences:
- the LOC101265725 gene encoding pentatricopeptide repeat-containing protein At5g38730, with the protein MANLIRANLDNEMVKAVAAVVFKGHWDNLLKPKIGSSVTSTTISQALLHISQYYFSLSWSFFQWAESVPSHKHSLQSSWTMMYILTKQKHFKTAQDMLQKVAVKNFLSSPTVLNALVRSNMNNDVNSHLLSWLVIFYANSKLPHDAIQVFEHMRVCKLMPHTHACSTLLNSLVKDGLTDTLWKIYKKMQKIGVLPNIYIYNVLMHACCKSGDVERADDLLREMEFKATLPDLYTYNTLISLYCKKGMHYEALCVQDRMERAGVCPDIVTYNSLIYSYCREGRMREAMRLFKEIKGSTTNLVTYTTLIDGYCRANNVAEALRLKGAMETKGLYPGVVTYNSILRKLCEQGQMKDANILLNEMNEKKVIPDNVTCNTLINGYCKIGDMESALKVKNKMLEGGLKPDRFTYNAMIHGFCKVKDTDGAKEVLFDMVRVGLSPSYCSYSWLVDAYCHLNNEVAVVSLPDEFAKGGHLVDVSFYRAIIRRLCRRGKIDGAEKVFHIMQTKGVLGDSLIYATLAYAFFMAGKVDAASYLLDDMYKRRLMITLKMYKSFNASYSDENTLLNMFWSNVVQRGLISRTVYDEIQSCNS; encoded by the coding sequence ATGGCCAACTTGATTCGCGCTAATTTGGACAATGAAATGGTCAAAGCTGTTGCTGCAGTTGTCTTCAAGGGGCACTGGGACAATCTTTTGAAGCctaagattggttcatctgTGACTTCCACCACTATTAGCCAAGCTCTTCTTCAtatatcacaatattatttctcCCTCTCATGGTCATTCTTTCAGTGGGCTGAATCAGTTCCCAGTCACAAGCATTCGTTGCAATCCTCTTGGACTATGATGTACATACTCACCAAACAAAAACACTTCAAAACTGCACAAGACATGCTTCAGAAGGTGGCGGTCAAAAACTTTTTATCGTCACCGACAGTTCTGAATGCGCTTGTGAGATCTAATATGAATAATGATGTGAACTCACATCTTTTAAGTTGGTTGGTGATATTCTATGCTAATTCAAAACTACCCCATGATGCAATTCAAGTTTTTGAGCATATGAGAGTTTGTAAGCTTATGCCCCATACACATGCTTGTTCTACCCTTCTGAATTCATTGGTCAAGGATGGGTTGACTGATACTTTGTggaaaatttacaaaaagatGCAAAAAATAGGGGTCCTTCCAAATATCTATATCTATAACGTGCTTATGCATGCCTGTTGTAAGTCTGGTGATGTAGAGCGGGCTGATGATTTATTGAGAGAAATGGAGTTTAAAGCTACACTGCCTGACCTTTACACTTATAACACATTGATATCATTGTACTGCAAGAAAGGCATGCATTATGAAGCTTTGTGCGTGCAGGATAGGATGGAAAGAGCAGGAGTATGTCCTGATATTGTAACCTATAATTCCTTAATTTACAGTTACTGCAGGGAAGGGAGGATGAGGGAGGCTATGAGACTTTTCAAGGAAATTAAAGGTTCTACGACTAACCTGGTTACTTACACCACATTGATAGATGGATATTGCAGAGCCAACAATGTTGCTGAAGCTTTAAGATTGAAAGGCGCAATGGAGACAAAGGGTTTGTATCCCGGGGTTGTTACTTACAACTCAATTCTTCGGAAATTGTGTGAGCAAGGCCAGATGAAGGATGCaaatatactattaaatgagaTGAATGAGAAGAAAGTCATACCTGATAATGTGACTTGCAACACTTTGATTAATGGTTACTGCAAGATCGGGGATATGGAATCTGCTCTTAAGGTGAAAAATAAGATGTTGGAAGGTGGACTAAAACCTGACCGCTTTACTTACAATGCTATGATTCATGGATTTTGTAAAGTAAAGGATACGGATGGGGCCAAAGAAGTATTATTTGACATGGTTAGGGTTGGACTTTCTCCTAGCTACTGCTCATATTCGTGGCTTGTGGATGCTTACTGCCATCTGAATAATGAGGTAGCTGTTGTCTCATTGCCAGATGAGTTTGCGAAAGGAGGTCATCTTGTTGATGTTTCCTTTTATAGGGCAATTATAAGGAGGTTGTGTAGGAGAGGTAAAATTGATGGTGCTGAAAAAGTTTTCCACATTATGCAAACAAAGGGAGTGCTTGGAGATAGTCTAATATATGCTACTCTTGCATATGCTTTCTTTATGGCAGGGAAGGTTGATGCTGCATCATATTTGTTAGACGACATGTACAAAAGAAGGCTAATGATAACCCTAAAAATGTACAAAAGTTTTAATGCTTCTTACTCTGATGAGAATACCcttttaaatatgttttggaGTAATGTGGTTCAAAGAGGTCTGATTTCCAGAACTGTTTACGATGAAATCCAGTCATGCAATTCTTAG